A single Gammaproteobacteria bacterium DNA region contains:
- the miaB gene encoding tRNA (N6-isopentenyl adenosine(37)-C2)-methylthiotransferase MiaB, which produces MTLEHTPGKQPVRKLYIKTFGCQMNEYDSAKTAELLGASHGLTLVATPEEADVLLLNTCSVREKAQEKVFSQLGMWREIKQQRPDIVIGVGGCVASQEGEAIRQRAPYVDLIFGPQTLHRLPMMLTELQLQKRPQVDVSFPEIEKFDNLPAPKADGPTAFVSIMEGCSKYCTFCVVPYTRGEEISRPFDDVLAEVAQLAQQGVREVTLLGQNVNAYQGQMDDGDNEGEVADLALLIHYVAAIEGIDRIRYTTSHPVELSDSLIQAYAEVPELVGHLHLPVQTGADRILVQMKRGHTALEYKAKVRALREVRPNLSLSSDFIIGFPGETEADFQATMDLIENIGFDHSFSFVYSARPGTPAADLPDDVPLAVKKQRLAILQARISEMAAAISAAMVGTVQRVLVERPSRKDPKEMSGRTENNRVVNFAGQPRLIGEFVDVLITEAYPNSLRGEVLLVDEPPVATRAIMA; this is translated from the coding sequence ATGACTTTGGAACACACGCCGGGCAAGCAGCCGGTACGCAAGCTGTACATCAAGACCTTCGGCTGTCAGATGAACGAGTACGACTCCGCCAAGACGGCGGAGCTGCTCGGCGCCAGCCATGGGCTCACCCTGGTGGCGACGCCGGAAGAGGCCGATGTGCTACTGCTCAACACCTGCTCGGTGCGTGAAAAGGCGCAGGAAAAGGTCTTCTCCCAGCTGGGCATGTGGCGCGAGATCAAGCAGCAGCGGCCGGATATCGTGATCGGCGTCGGTGGCTGCGTCGCCAGTCAGGAGGGTGAGGCGATCCGTCAGCGCGCCCCCTATGTCGATCTCATCTTCGGCCCGCAGACCCTGCACCGTCTGCCGATGATGTTGACCGAACTGCAGTTACAAAAACGCCCGCAGGTGGACGTGTCCTTTCCCGAGATCGAAAAATTCGACAACCTGCCGGCGCCCAAGGCCGACGGTCCCACCGCCTTTGTCTCCATCATGGAAGGTTGCAGCAAGTACTGTACTTTTTGCGTGGTGCCCTACACCCGCGGCGAGGAGATCAGCCGGCCCTTCGATGATGTGCTGGCCGAGGTGGCGCAGCTGGCGCAGCAGGGCGTGCGCGAGGTGACCCTGCTGGGGCAGAATGTCAACGCCTATCAGGGGCAGATGGATGATGGAGATAATGAAGGAGAGGTTGCCGACCTGGCCCTGCTGATCCACTACGTTGCCGCCATCGAGGGCATCGATCGCATCCGCTATACCACCTCGCACCCGGTGGAACTGTCCGACTCGCTGATTCAGGCCTATGCCGAGGTGCCCGAGCTGGTGGGCCATCTGCACCTGCCGGTACAGACCGGCGCCGATCGCATCCTGGTGCAGATGAAGCGCGGCCACACCGCGCTGGAATACAAGGCCAAGGTGCGCGCGCTGCGCGAGGTGCGTCCCAACCTGAGCCTGTCCTCGGACTTCATCATCGGCTTTCCCGGCGAGACCGAGGCGGATTTTCAGGCCACCATGGACCTTATCGAGAACATCGGCTTCGACCATTCCTTCAGCTTCGTGTACAGCGCCCGCCCCGGCACCCCGGCGGCCGACCTGCCCGACGATGTGCCGCTGGCGGTGAAAAAGCAGCGCCTCGCCATCCTGCAGGCACGCATCAGCGAAATGGCCGCGGCGATCAGTGCCGCCATGGTCGGCACGGTGCAGCGTGTGCTGGTGGAACGCCCCTCACGCAAGGACCCCAAGGAAATGAGCGGCCGCACGGAAAACAATCGCGTGGTGAACTTTGCCGGCCAGCCGCGCCTGATCGGCGAGTTTGTCGACGTGCTCATCACCGAGGCGTACCCCAACTCCCTGCGGGGCGAGGTGCTGCTGGTCGATGAGCCGCCCGTGGCGACCCGGGCGATAATGGCGTAG
- a CDS encoding PhoH family protein, with protein MNAQPDSRSFALDPADNQRLANVCGQFNEHLRLIEERLDVEIQHRGNQFTVLGTPAATQVAEQVLKQLFTEAASGELKGERVHLLLQEGSAGMVDPSRQGVEQRFNVSITTRHGVIKARGANQQKYLQNVLSHDINFGIGPAGTGKTYLAVACAVEALEKQTVQRILLVRPAVEAGERLGFLPGDLAQKVDPYLRPLYDALYEMLGFERVDKLMERNVIEVAPLAYMRGRTLNESYIILDEAQNTTVEQMKMFLTRIGFGSTAVITGDVTQVDLPKSTRSGLAHVVGVLEKVKGISFTFFEAKDVVRHPLVQKVVTAYDEYEKAEAKKASRKE; from the coding sequence TTGAACGCTCAACCTGACTCGCGTAGTTTCGCCCTCGATCCCGCCGATAATCAGCGACTGGCCAATGTCTGCGGCCAGTTCAACGAACACCTGCGTCTGATCGAGGAGCGACTGGACGTGGAGATCCAGCATCGGGGTAACCAGTTCACCGTGCTCGGCACCCCCGCGGCGACCCAGGTGGCCGAGCAGGTGCTGAAGCAGCTGTTTACCGAGGCGGCCAGCGGTGAGCTCAAGGGTGAGCGCGTGCATCTGTTATTGCAGGAGGGTTCGGCCGGCATGGTCGATCCCTCCAGGCAGGGTGTCGAGCAGCGTTTTAATGTCAGCATCACCACCCGTCATGGGGTGATCAAGGCCCGCGGCGCCAATCAGCAGAAATATCTGCAGAACGTGCTCAGCCATGACATCAATTTCGGGATTGGCCCGGCCGGCACCGGCAAAACCTATCTGGCCGTCGCCTGCGCCGTGGAGGCGCTGGAAAAGCAGACCGTGCAACGCATCCTGCTGGTGCGGCCGGCGGTGGAGGCGGGCGAGCGTCTGGGTTTCCTGCCCGGCGATCTGGCGCAAAAGGTCGATCCCTATCTGCGCCCGCTGTATGACGCCCTGTATGAGATGCTGGGATTTGAGCGTGTCGACAAGCTGATGGAGCGCAATGTTATTGAAGTGGCGCCGCTGGCCTATATGCGCGGCCGCACCCTCAACGAGTCCTACATTATTCTGGATGAGGCACAAAACACCACAGTCGAACAGATGAAGATGTTTCTGACCCGCATCGGTTTTGGCTCGACGGCGGTGATCACCGGTGACGTCACCCAGGTCGATCTGCCCAAGAGCACCCGTTCCGGTCTGGCGCATGTGGTTGGTGTGCTGGAAAAGGTGAAGGGCATCAGCTTTACCTTTTTTGAGGCCAAGGATGTGGTGCGCCACCCCTTGGTGCAAAAGGTGGTGACCGCCTATGATGAATATGAAAAGGCCGAAGCCAAGAAGGCATCACGGAAAGAATAG
- the ybeY gene encoding rRNA maturation RNase YbeY, translating to MTAGVQIELQMAIDTTAGVAGQWSVPDTETIQAWADAALRQAGMDQAERQMTVRIVDLAEMTQLNQQYRHKTGATNVLSFPFELLPGVPAAAGEDSLGDLVICAAVVEQEAEQQHKAAVAHWAHMIVHGTLHLLGYDHLTDDEAQQMEMKEIAILESFGYANPYDNPNDNPYE from the coding sequence GTGACGGCAGGCGTGCAGATTGAGTTGCAGATGGCCATCGACACGACTGCGGGCGTTGCCGGGCAGTGGAGCGTGCCGGATACTGAAACGATACAGGCGTGGGCCGATGCGGCACTCAGGCAGGCCGGCATGGATCAGGCCGAACGACAGATGACGGTGCGCATTGTCGATCTGGCGGAGATGACCCAGCTCAATCAGCAGTACCGGCACAAAACGGGCGCAACCAATGTATTATCCTTTCCCTTTGAGCTGCTCCCCGGGGTTCCGGCAGCGGCGGGCGAGGATTCCCTGGGCGACCTTGTCATCTGCGCCGCCGTGGTGGAACAGGAGGCTGAGCAGCAGCACAAGGCGGCCGTGGCGCATTGGGCACACATGATTGTGCATGGTACTTTGCACCTGCTGGGCTATGATCATTTGACCGATGACGAGGCGCAGCAGATGGAAATGAAAGAGATAGCCATACTCGAGAGTTTTGGTTATGCCAATCCCTACGACAACCCCAACGACAACCCCTACGAATAG
- a CDS encoding transporter associated domain-containing protein, giving the protein MSEDRSSSAAVGNGRQQPSWLDRLGQTLLNKTFSSRPKDRDQLDMVLRDAQKHNLLDHDALTMIEGVLTVSDMQVRDVMVPRSQMIVVEEAASPETFLPVIIESAHSRFPVVGDTRDEIVGILLAKDLLAYIAERDAKPAEGNSHKFNLRDILRPAVFVPESKRLNVLLKDFRANRNHMAIVVDEYGGVAGLVTIEDVLEQIVGDIEDEHDFEDDVFIVKHSDTHYTLKALTPVEEFNEYFEDTLSDDECDTIGGLIMREFGRMPERGEKCRIGRYGFKVLRADSRRIHLLQMNILETDEAEIAPGKSTTSTPST; this is encoded by the coding sequence ATGAGTGAAGATCGATCTAGTAGCGCTGCCGTTGGCAACGGACGGCAGCAACCTTCCTGGCTGGATAGACTCGGCCAGACCCTCCTGAATAAAACCTTTTCCTCGCGACCCAAAGACCGGGACCAGCTGGATATGGTTTTACGCGACGCCCAGAAACATAACCTGCTGGACCATGATGCGCTGACGATGATCGAAGGCGTGTTGACCGTGTCCGACATGCAGGTGCGTGATGTGATGGTGCCGCGTTCGCAGATGATCGTGGTGGAAGAGGCGGCATCGCCGGAGACCTTTCTGCCGGTGATTATCGAATCCGCCCATTCCCGTTTTCCGGTGGTGGGGGATACGCGCGATGAAATCGTCGGTATCCTGCTGGCAAAGGATCTGCTGGCCTATATCGCTGAGCGCGATGCCAAGCCGGCAGAAGGGAATAGCCATAAGTTTAATCTGCGGGACATATTGCGGCCCGCCGTGTTTGTGCCTGAAAGCAAGCGCCTGAATGTGTTGTTAAAGGATTTCCGCGCTAACCGTAATCACATGGCGATTGTTGTTGATGAATATGGCGGGGTGGCCGGACTGGTCACCATCGAGGATGTGCTGGAACAGATTGTGGGTGATATCGAAGACGAGCACGATTTTGAAGATGATGTATTTATCGTTAAACATTCGGATACTCATTACACCCTTAAGGCGCTGACGCCGGTCGAAGAATTTAATGAGTATTTCGAAGACACCCTGAGTGATGACGAATGCGATACCATCGGTGGCCTGATCATGCGCGAGTTCGGTCGCATGCCAGAGCGTGGTGAAAAGTGCCGGATCGGCCGCTACGGTTTCAAGGTGTTGCGGGCCGACAGTCGGCGCATCCATCTGCTGCAAATGAATATTCTGGAAACGGATGAAGCTGAAATCGCACCCGGTAAGTCCACCACTAGTACTCCTTCAACCTAA
- the lnt gene encoding apolipoprotein N-acyltransferase translates to MALLAGALLPLAFAPLGWFLLAVLSPAILFLLSFRATPRQALLLGYSFGVGFFGVGVSWVAVSFYRFGSMGGVLSVAATLLFVLFLALFPALLTWVARRFFSALSPARYFMLLMPALWVLLEWVRGWILTGFPWLNLGYSQTDAPLGGLAPVLGVYGISWAVALTAGLLLTAWCEDGRRRVASLGGMVLLWAVAGLLWPVGWSEPHGRPITASLIQGNVPQNLKWRPEQRGQTIDLYTRLSREHWDSDMVIWPETALPAYFHQAQSFLQGLAREARDNGGATLLVGLPVMAETDNTRYYNGVVRVGTGDDEFPSQIYRKSHLVPFGEYIPLQSVLGKLLDILQVPMASFSRGAEVQPLLTLIDKKDASENEQHPVQKIAVSICYEDAFGEEVIRNLPAATLLVNVSNDAWFGDSFAPHQHLQMARMRSMETSRPMLRSTNNGVSAIIDHRGEVRASSPQFEVAVLNGEVQPRSGATPYVTLGNWPVLSCLLLVFLFCGTCLRRRQ, encoded by the coding sequence GTGGCCTTACTGGCCGGCGCGCTGCTGCCTCTGGCCTTCGCCCCGCTCGGCTGGTTTTTGTTGGCAGTCCTCTCTCCCGCTATTTTATTCCTGTTGAGTTTTCGGGCCACACCGCGTCAGGCCTTGCTCCTTGGTTACAGTTTCGGGGTAGGCTTTTTTGGCGTAGGCGTCTCCTGGGTGGCGGTCAGCTTTTATCGCTTCGGCAGCATGGGTGGGGTGTTGTCCGTCGCCGCGACCTTGCTGTTCGTACTGTTTCTGGCGCTGTTCCCCGCGCTATTGACCTGGGTTGCCCGGCGTTTTTTTTCCGCACTGAGTCCCGCACGCTATTTTATGTTATTGATGCCGGCACTGTGGGTGCTGCTGGAATGGGTGCGCGGCTGGATTCTCACCGGCTTTCCCTGGCTGAACCTGGGTTACAGCCAAACCGATGCGCCGCTGGGCGGGCTGGCGCCGGTGCTCGGTGTGTATGGTATCTCCTGGGCGGTGGCCCTGACCGCGGGGCTGTTGCTGACCGCCTGGTGTGAAGATGGGCGCCGCCGCGTGGCGAGTCTTGGGGGTATGGTCTTGCTGTGGGCCGTTGCCGGACTGTTATGGCCAGTGGGCTGGTCCGAGCCGCATGGCCGGCCGATCACCGCCAGCCTGATCCAGGGCAATGTGCCGCAGAATCTGAAATGGCGGCCGGAACAGCGTGGCCAGACCATCGATCTGTACACCCGCCTGAGCCGCGAACACTGGGATAGCGATATGGTGATCTGGCCGGAGACCGCACTGCCGGCCTATTTCCATCAGGCGCAAAGTTTTTTACAGGGGCTGGCGCGCGAGGCGCGGGACAATGGTGGGGCGACCCTGCTGGTGGGGCTGCCGGTGATGGCCGAGACGGATAATACGCGGTATTACAATGGCGTCGTGCGGGTAGGCACCGGTGATGATGAGTTCCCCTCGCAGATCTATCGAAAATCGCACCTGGTGCCTTTCGGTGAATACATTCCGCTGCAATCGGTGCTGGGAAAATTATTGGATATCCTGCAGGTGCCGATGGCCAGCTTTAGCCGCGGTGCGGAGGTGCAGCCGCTGCTGACCCTGATCGATAAAAAAGATGCATCAGAGAATGAGCAACACCCGGTACAAAAGATTGCGGTGTCGATCTGTTACGAAGATGCCTTTGGTGAAGAGGTGATCCGCAATCTGCCGGCCGCGACCCTGCTGGTGAATGTCAGCAATGATGCCTGGTTCGGTGATTCCTTCGCCCCCCACCAGCATCTGCAAATGGCCCGTATGCGTAGCATGGAGACCTCGCGACCGATGCTGCGGTCAACGAACAACGGCGTTTCCGCGATCATCGATCACCGCGGTGAGGTGCGGGCGTCCTCACCCCAGTTTGAGGTGGCCGTGCTGAATGGTGAGGTCCAGCCCCGTTCCGGTGCCACACCCTATGTGACGCTGGGCAACTGGCCGGTATTGTCCTGCCTGTTGCTGGTGTTTCTGTTTTGTGGGACTTGCCTGCGTCGACGTCAGTAG
- a CDS encoding Glu/Leu/Phe/Val dehydrogenase, translating into MEEPIQEISFRESVNRMVDCALEVMDLAPDVAAAIKACNAVLQVNFPVKIRGKVEMITGWRAVHSTHRLPVKGGIRYALCVNQNEIEALAALMTYKCAIVDVPFGGSKGGLLIDPHKYERDEMELITRRFTLELVRKDFLSPATNVPAPDMGTGQREMAWMADTYKHLKPDDINYQACVTGKPVEHGGIQGRTEATGRGLQYALQELFRHPEAVKETGLSGSLGGKTVVVQGFGNVGYHASKFLFEEDGCRVIAVTDSKGVLVNDDGLDIEAAYRYKVENHTLKGFPGGRYEEGSTLRALEMDCDILIPAAMEAQISLENADRIKARIIIEAANGPITFAADEILSKRGVVIIPDAYANAGGVVVSYFEWIRNLSHIRFGRMQRLYDESRSQQQMQALEDLTGKLVPDAFKLKINGGASELDLVRSGLDDSMRQAFQQMREVREGNPKITTYRMAAYVIAIRKISRSYLDIGIY; encoded by the coding sequence ATGGAAGAACCCATTCAAGAGATTTCGTTTCGTGAAAGCGTCAACCGGATGGTGGACTGTGCGCTCGAGGTGATGGATCTGGCGCCGGACGTGGCCGCGGCCATCAAGGCCTGCAATGCCGTATTGCAGGTCAATTTTCCCGTCAAGATACGGGGCAAGGTGGAGATGATTACCGGCTGGCGTGCGGTACACAGTACCCATCGTCTGCCGGTCAAGGGCGGCATCCGTTACGCGCTGTGTGTGAACCAAAACGAGATCGAGGCGCTGGCGGCGCTGATGACCTACAAGTGCGCCATCGTGGACGTGCCCTTTGGTGGCTCTAAGGGGGGGCTGCTGATCGATCCACACAAATATGAGCGCGATGAGATGGAGCTGATCACGCGTCGCTTCACCCTGGAGCTGGTGCGCAAAGACTTTCTCAGCCCGGCGACCAATGTGCCGGCGCCGGACATGGGTACCGGCCAGCGGGAGATGGCCTGGATGGCCGATACCTACAAACACCTCAAGCCGGACGATATCAATTATCAGGCCTGTGTGACTGGCAAACCCGTGGAGCATGGTGGAATCCAGGGGCGGACCGAGGCCACCGGCCGCGGCTTGCAATACGCCCTGCAGGAGCTGTTTCGTCACCCTGAGGCCGTGAAAGAGACCGGCCTCAGCGGAAGTCTGGGTGGCAAGACGGTGGTGGTTCAGGGTTTCGGCAATGTGGGTTATCACGCCTCAAAATTTCTGTTTGAGGAGGATGGCTGCAGGGTAATCGCTGTGACCGACAGCAAGGGCGTGCTGGTCAATGACGATGGCCTGGATATCGAGGCGGCCTATCGCTACAAGGTGGAAAATCATACGCTGAAAGGTTTTCCCGGCGGTCGTTATGAAGAGGGCAGCACGCTCCGCGCCCTGGAGATGGACTGCGATATCCTGATCCCCGCAGCGATGGAGGCGCAGATCAGTCTGGAAAATGCCGATCGCATCAAGGCCCGGATCATCATCGAGGCGGCCAATGGCCCGATCACCTTTGCGGCGGATGAAATTCTGAGCAAGCGCGGTGTGGTGATTATCCCTGATGCCTACGCGAATGCCGGCGGTGTGGTGGTCTCGTATTTTGAATGGATACGCAATCTGTCCCATATCCGCTTTGGGCGGATGCAGCGGCTGTATGATGAGTCGCGCTCACAGCAGCAGATGCAGGCCCTGGAAGACCTTACTGGAAAATTGGTGCCCGACGCGTTCAAGCTGAAAATCAACGGTGGCGCAAGTGAGCTGGACCTGGTGCGTTCCGGTCTGGATGACAGCATGCGTCAGGCCTTTCAGCAGATGCGCGAGGTCCGCGAGGGAAATCCGAAGATCACCACATACCGTATGGCAGCTTATGTGATTGCGATACGCAAGATCTCCCGCTCCTATCTGGATATCGGGATTTATTGA
- the mraZ gene encoding division/cell wall cluster transcriptional repressor MraZ, whose amino-acid sequence MFRGVNSLNLDAKGRMAMPTRYRQHLSDMCGGQMVITVDNGDRCLLLYPLQEWEVVERKLQQLPSFNKQARRLQRLLIGHATEVEMDGVGRLLVPPPLREFAGLDKRTVLIGQSNKFELWDEALWNERCSAWLAEGDELGELPEEMETMSL is encoded by the coding sequence GTGTTTCGAGGGGTCAATTCACTCAATTTGGATGCCAAGGGGCGTATGGCGATGCCGACGCGCTATCGGCAGCACCTGTCTGATATGTGTGGCGGGCAGATGGTGATTACCGTGGACAATGGCGACCGCTGCCTGCTGCTCTACCCCTTGCAGGAGTGGGAGGTGGTTGAGCGCAAGTTGCAGCAGCTCCCCAGTTTTAACAAGCAGGCGCGGCGGTTGCAGCGCCTGTTGATCGGCCACGCCACGGAGGTGGAGATGGATGGTGTCGGGCGGCTGCTGGTACCGCCGCCGCTACGGGAATTCGCCGGGCTGGATAAGCGCACGGTGCTGATCGGCCAGAGCAACAAATTTGAGCTATGGGATGAGGCCCTCTGGAATGAGCGCTGCAGCGCCTGGCTGGCAGAGGGTGATGAGCTCGGTGAGCTGCCGGAAGAGATGGAGACGATGTCGTTATAG
- the rsmH gene encoding 16S rRNA (cytosine(1402)-N(4))-methyltransferase RsmH → MSEDFVHQPVLFNEVLEGLAIKPDGIYVDGTYGRGGHAGAILERLGPEGRLLAIDKDPQAVEAARNRFGADPRFAIEQGSFTQLESLVQKRGWQQQGGVDGVLLDLGVSSPQLDDPGRGFSFRHNGALDMRMDPGVGQSAAEWLATAEAYDIRRVLRDYGEEKFAKRIAYAIVKAREEHPITTTGQLAALIAEASPVRERGKDPATRSFQAIRIFINDELGDVKACLPQALNVLRPGGRLAVISFHSLEDRIVKRFMRDQARGDEYPPDLPIPQSALSPRLRLLGRAIRASQQEIDLNPRARSAVLRLAERLH, encoded by the coding sequence ATGAGCGAAGACTTCGTGCATCAGCCGGTGTTATTCAACGAGGTGTTGGAGGGCTTGGCCATAAAACCTGACGGCATCTACGTGGATGGCACCTATGGCCGCGGCGGACATGCCGGGGCCATTTTAGAACGGTTGGGTCCAGAGGGACGGCTGTTGGCCATTGATAAGGATCCGCAGGCCGTTGAGGCCGCCAGAAATCGGTTTGGTGCGGATCCGCGGTTTGCGATTGAGCAGGGTTCGTTTACGCAGTTGGAGTCGCTGGTGCAGAAACGGGGTTGGCAGCAACAGGGGGGTGTCGACGGGGTGCTACTGGACCTCGGGGTCTCCTCTCCCCAGTTGGATGATCCCGGCCGTGGATTTAGTTTTCGCCACAACGGCGCGCTCGACATGCGGATGGATCCAGGCGTGGGGCAGAGTGCGGCCGAATGGCTGGCCACGGCGGAGGCCTACGATATCCGTCGGGTGCTGCGTGACTACGGCGAAGAGAAGTTTGCCAAGCGCATTGCCTACGCCATCGTCAAGGCGCGAGAAGAACATCCCATTACGACTACCGGCCAGCTGGCGGCCCTGATCGCCGAGGCGAGCCCCGTGCGCGAACGGGGCAAGGATCCGGCCACCCGCAGCTTTCAGGCCATCCGCATTTTTATTAATGATGAGCTGGGCGATGTGAAGGCCTGCCTGCCGCAGGCGCTGAATGTGCTGCGCCCGGGCGGGCGTCTGGCGGTGATCAGCTTTCATTCACTGGAGGATCGCATCGTAAAACGCTTTATGCGCGATCAGGCGCGAGGTGATGAGTACCCGCCGGATCTGCCAATACCGCAGTCGGCGCTGTCGCCAAGGCTGCGTCTGCTGGGACGGGCGATTCGCGCCAGCCAACAGGAAATAGATCTTAATCCGCGCGCCCGTAGCGCGGTATTACGTTTAGCGGAGCGGCTGCATTGA
- the ftsL gene encoding cell division protein FtsL gives MNRSGLLITMVLAVLASAVAVIEVKHESRKRFVELQALEKMRDAMNVEWGQLQLEQGTWSTHSRVERLARKNLQMVMPEMQSVVIVKKAPEQH, from the coding sequence ATGAACAGATCGGGACTGCTGATAACGATGGTGCTGGCTGTGCTGGCCTCGGCGGTCGCCGTGATTGAGGTCAAGCATGAGAGCCGCAAGCGCTTCGTCGAATTGCAGGCGCTGGAAAAAATGCGCGACGCAATGAATGTGGAATGGGGACAGCTGCAGCTGGAGCAGGGCACCTGGTCCACGCACAGTCGCGTCGAGCGCCTTGCCCGTAAGAATCTACAAATGGTTATGCCTGAAATGCAGTCCGTGGTGATTGTTAAGAAGGCGCCGGAACAACACTAA
- a CDS encoding penicillin-binding transpeptidase domain-containing protein produces the protein MQTPSLQPAYRGRRRLMLAVLAAAGITLLWRAVDLQVLDKDFLQGQGDARYLRVVSEPAHRGMITDRNGEPLAISTPVDSVWANPQQLIEARDAWPQLAKLLGIKRGELERLLAARRDKEFVYLKRRVSPDLADKVMALEVPGVFLEPEYKRFYPAGEVAAHVVGFTNIDDQGQEGMELVYDQRLRSVAGTKRVIKDRYGRVVENVERISEPQPGEDIALSIDLRLQYLAFRELKATVKSNRADSGSAVILDVNTGEVLAMVNQPAYNPNNRYQIDSNDMRNRAVTDVFEPGSTIKPFTAAAALESGRYTARSMIDVRPGYLKVGSKTIRDFRDYGVIDVSTIIQKSSNVGASKLALGISPERLWQAFASVGLGTDSGSGFPGEPAGLLTDFGAWHDIQRATVSYGYGLSVTAMQLARAYAALATDGRPLPASFVPRSRAQATELASYYQPVLGKDSLRSVRNMLELVVEEDGTGTRAAVPGYRIAGKTGTVKKSGAGGYVEDSYLALFAGIAPASNPRLAMVVMINEPRGEKYYGGAVAAPVFSRVMSGALRMLDVTPDGLPANPAADSGRRMALLGGTR, from the coding sequence ATGCAAACACCGTCCCTACAACCTGCTTACCGTGGTCGTCGCCGGCTGATGCTGGCGGTGCTGGCTGCGGCCGGTATCACTCTGCTGTGGCGCGCGGTGGATTTGCAGGTGTTGGACAAGGACTTTTTGCAGGGTCAGGGAGACGCGCGATATCTGCGAGTGGTATCGGAGCCCGCACATCGCGGCATGATCACCGATCGCAACGGCGAGCCGCTGGCGATCAGTACACCGGTGGATTCGGTGTGGGCAAATCCGCAGCAGTTGATCGAGGCGCGTGATGCCTGGCCGCAACTGGCGAAGCTATTGGGCATCAAACGCGGTGAGCTGGAACGGCTGCTGGCGGCCAGGCGGGATAAAGAATTCGTCTATCTGAAGCGGCGTGTGTCGCCTGATCTGGCGGATAAGGTGATGGCGCTGGAAGTGCCGGGTGTGTTTCTGGAACCGGAATACAAGCGGTTTTATCCCGCCGGGGAGGTCGCGGCCCACGTCGTGGGCTTTACCAATATCGATGATCAGGGTCAGGAAGGCATGGAGCTGGTGTATGACCAGCGGCTCAGGAGTGTCGCGGGTACCAAGCGGGTGATCAAGGATCGTTACGGCCGGGTAGTGGAAAATGTAGAACGGATTTCGGAGCCGCAGCCCGGTGAAGACATCGCCCTGAGTATCGATCTGCGTTTGCAGTATCTGGCCTTCCGGGAATTGAAGGCGACGGTAAAGAGCAATCGCGCCGACTCGGGCTCGGCAGTGATACTGGATGTGAATACCGGCGAGGTGTTGGCGATGGTGAATCAGCCGGCCTACAACCCGAATAACCGGTACCAGATCGACAGCAATGATATGCGCAACCGTGCGGTCACCGATGTGTTTGAGCCCGGCTCCACCATCAAGCCGTTCACCGCTGCCGCGGCCCTGGAAAGCGGGCGCTACACTGCGCGCAGCATGATCGATGTACGCCCCGGCTATCTGAAGGTGGGCAGCAAGACCATTCGTGATTTTCGTGATTACGGGGTGATCGATGTCTCCACCATTATCCAGAAATCCAGCAACGTGGGGGCCAGCAAGCTGGCCCTGGGCATTAGTCCCGAACGCCTGTGGCAGGCCTTCGCCAGCGTGGGTCTGGGGACGGATTCGGGCAGCGGTTTTCCGGGTGAACCGGCCGGTCTGCTCACCGATTTCGGCGCCTGGCATGATATTCAGCGCGCCACGGTTTCCTACGGTTATGGGCTGTCGGTAACCGCAATGCAGCTGGCGCGTGCCTATGCGGCGTTGGCGACGGATGGCCGTCCCCTGCCGGCGAGCTTTGTGCCGCGCAGCCGCGCCCAGGCGACGGAGCTTGCCAGTTATTATCAGCCGGTGTTGGGTAAGGACAGTTTGCGCAGCGTAAGAAATATGTTGGAGCTGGTGGTTGAGGAGGATGGCACCGGCACGCGTGCCGCCGTGCCCGGTTATCGTATTGCGGGTAAAACCGGTACGGTGAAAAAGTCGGGCGCCGGCGGTTATGTAGAAGATAGCTATTTGGCGTTATTCGCCGGAATTGCGCCGGCCAGCAATCCACGACTGGCAATGGTGGTGATGATCAATGAGCCCCGCGGTGAGAAGTATTACGGGGGTGCGGTGGCCGCACCGGTATTTTCCAGGGTGATGTCGGGTGCGTTGCGTATGCTGGATGTGACACCGGATGGCCTGCCGGCCAATCCGGCGGCGGATTCTGGACGACGCATGGCACTGCTGGGAGGGACCCGGTGA